TGGATGAGTTATGACGTAGGCGAGGGCTCCGATGGAGGTTATTATGGCGATTATCAGAATAACCGTCAGTGCTTTGTCGAGTTTGCTTGATTCCTCCCATTCGAGCTCTTTTTTAACCCTCTCCATGGTTATCCAGGGTATCCAGGGTTCGATCGCGGTCTCCCTGCGGTAGATTGCGGTGAGGGCAAAGGCCGTGTTGAATACTGTTAGGCTGACGAGGATGGGGGTGAGCCTTATGCCCCAGGGCGTGTAGTTGAGGGCCAGTCCTATGAGTGGAACGATGGCGATGCTGAGACCGAAGCTGAGGGCCAGCCTCTCAAGGCTGTCGAGCTCTTTTTTCTCGGGGAATAGTGCGGTTATGAAGACGTAGCCCGGGAAGAACAGAACGAACGCCAGGCCGAGGGCTTTTCTAACGATGCTGTCCGGAAAGAACGCGATGAGGAAGTCCAGGAACAACGAGAGGGCAATTATTGTGATGGTGTCCCAGTGTTTTCTCCACTCCATTTCGTCCACCTGTTGCTTTTATGGTTTCAACAATCGTGTTAGCCCGAGAGCACCTCATAGACCTTCTTTAGCACTATTAGGGCGAACATGAATATCAGCAGCTCCACGATGGGTTTTATCTCCTCTTTCTTCTCCCTGCTGAGGAAGAGGCCGCCCACCTCGAGCGTCACGAGGAGGCCTATCAGGGTGAGCGTTATGAACACGTCCACGGATTTGACCGCGAGGGCGCTGGTCAGGATCCACAGGGAGATGAACAGCACTACCCCGTCCTCTACATCCATTCTTCGACTCCCCCGAGCGTTCTGGCTCGCACTTCAATTCCGTACTCTTTCCGTTCGATGCTCTCGGTGACTATGAGCCTGCCGGTGGCTCGGGCCAGGGAGAGCATTATCGAGGAGCAGACTGGACAGGCCACCTGGTCGCAGCCCTCTGGACTGCACTGGAACTCAGGTCTGACCACGACCCTGAACCCCTCTTCCGTTTCCTCGATGTAGACGGTTTTGGCGAGGTTAAGCGCCCTCAGGACTGAGCCCGCGACACTCTCCACGACCTCGGCTCCCGTCCCGTTGAGGGGGCCCTCAAAGAAGTCCTCGAACTCCCTCACAAGCTCTAGCCCAGTGGGCCTTATTGAGAGACCCATCTCCCGTTCGTTGCTCACGTTCGTGAGAAAAACCGTCTCGCTGTCCAGCTTCCCAAGGCTGGGTTCGAAGTCCTCGCGCAGGGGAATGAAGGTTCCGCCCTCCGGGAGGTTCTCATAGGGGGGTATGTAGACGGCCTTTCCCTCCAGGCCGAGATCCTCGACCATCTTGAGGAGGAGCTTTCTGTAGGATTTCATGACCGCCTCGAAGCCCTCCCGGTGGACGTAGCCGGGGCTTTTGAATGTGAAGACCACGGCGCCGAGGAAGAGGCCCGCCAGTCCGATGTTTATGAGTCCCACATCTCCCCTGATTGCACCGGTGATGGCCGTTGCCCCGCCGATCACCGCGAGGAGGGCGCTTGCGGCGTTCTTTGCGTTGAGCTCCAGCTCCATCTGCTCACCTCTTTCATCTCCGGGCAAAAATTTAAAACGTTTACCAATCGACGGTGATTGGGGACAATGAGGCGGTTAATAATCCCTGCTGTAATAATCGGTCTGCTTCTTCTAACCTCGCCCCTTGGGCTAGCCCTGGAAAGGCAGGTGCCCGTTGAGGAGTCCCAACCCAGCGATGGTGGGATTTACGACTTTCTCTCTATCCTGATTGGCCTTTCTGAGTCCCTAACCGGCGCGGTTCTCGATGAGAGCAACGCTTCGCTGGGATACCTTGAGAGGCTGGGGTTCGCGGTCAACGAGACCTCCCGTGAGGTGCTGCTTTACAGGGAGAGGGGGGTGAGCACGAGGCTCGATGAATACTTTCCCCCTTTCGTTGATCTCTACATCGCCATGGTCGATATTGTTGAGGGTCAGCTTAAGTTCACCGAGTACTTCCCCTTGGTTACCGGCGGCAACTCAAGCGCCTACCTCCCGGCGCTCCATGGTGTTGAGCTTGGAATGGAGGGGGTCTCCCGTGCCAGGGAAGCCCTGGGCGAAATAGCCGGACTCTCCTTCAGAACGTCCTCCGGCAACGTCACCCTGGACACATTGGGGCTGGCGGGGAGCCTAGACGAAGTGGAGAGGCTGTTCGAACGCTATGAGGCCCTTCTCAGAAGGTACCAGCCCCCGGAGAGCCCGCTCGTTCTCTACGTTTCGGATGATACCCCTCCCATCGGCTCCAACGTCACCGTCTACGGATTGGTTAGGGGAATGGGCTCGGTCACCCTCCACATGGTTTCCCCAAGCGGTTCCGAGGACATAGCCGGCGTTCTCGTCAGGGACGGTTCCTTCAGCAGGGCCTACACCCTCGGTGAACTGGGCCTTTACAGGGTCTTTGCCACGGGCTACCTCAACGGGAGCCCCGTCCGCTCCAACACCGTCGAGATAAACGTCACCCGCATTCCAACGAGAATAGTGGCCGGCAACGGGAGCGCCTACATAGGAAGGCCCTTCCAGGTGACGGCGGTTCTTCAGGATTACCTTGGCAGGCCGATTGCCGGGGAGAAGGTCTTTGTTAGGGTTCCCGGCGGTACAACAATCCTGCGGACCGACCGGCTTGGCTACTTCCGCTTCAACGTCACTAGCGGTGCCGAGGGCACCGTACATGTTGTCATGACGTACCCGGGTTCCGGGCTTTACGGGCCGAGCCGGGCGAACATTTCCGTCCTCTTCACTCGGTATCCCCTCAGGATAACCCTGGGTGGGCCGGAGCGGGTTCGGGTCGGGCGGAACTTTACAGTTACGGTCAACGTGACTTCCGCTCATCCGGTTCCCGTCAGTATACTCGTCGACAACTCGACCTGTGCGGTCGTGAACGCCTCGGCCCCGTTCAACGTCTCCGTGGTTCTCGATGATGCGGGAATGCACTCCATAGCCGCGGTTTTTTCGGGGGACTCGCTCTACGCTCCCTCCCGCTCCAACGTTCTCTCGGTTGAGGCCGTTCCGGGACCGCCCTCCTGCGGTTTGTTCTTGTGGTTGTTGTAATGGTTGGGGCGCTGCTCATCTACCGCAGGCTCTCGGGTGGAACGGCCGCGGGGGAGGGCATCACCGACGAGGAGCTGGTGGCCCTTCTCCGTGCGGGTGAGGATGGAGGCAAAAAGCGCGGCAAGAGACTTAACGAGTACTACCGGCACGTGTACCTGCGGCTGCTGTCCCGCTACAACCTTCGGAGGAGTACCACACCAAGGGAGCTTCTGACGTTCGCCCGCGGGGAACCCTTCGAGGGGCATCTCACGTCTGCCACTGACTACCATGAGCGCTACACCTACGCGGGGAGGAGGCTCACCGCGGAGGAGATAGTGGACTTCATCCGCTCCACCGCCAACGTCATCCTTAAGCTCTTTGTGGGGGATGAGCTGTGAGACGAGTAGTTTACGCGGTACTGCTGGTGGTCGGCCTGTTCCTCGTCATCGCCCCCCTCTCGATCCCAGTGTTCACCAGTAACACCCCGTTCAGCGTGCTCAACACCGGCTGGGACGGCTGTTCCAAGTTTGGAAAGCTCCTCTACGGTACCGCTGATGGAAAGATAGTACCGGTGTTCTCTCCATTTGATTCCTTCGGGCTGTCCGGCAAAAGGGGAACACTCCTGATCATCGGTCCTGATATGGGATACAGCTCTGCGGAGATAGACGAGATCCGGGAGTTCCTGAAGAACGGCGGTACGCTCGTGCTGATGGACGACTTCGGAACCGGGAACGAGATACTTTCGGGCCTTGGCCTGAGCGCCCGCTTTTCGGGCAAGCCCTACCGGGACGTGTTCTACTACAAAAACGAGAACTTTCCGGTTCTGGTAAGGATACTCGACCCGGCCCTGGCTGAGAACGTCAGCGGCGTTATCCTGAACGTGCCATCCGTTCTCCAGGGCGTTGGGGGTGAGATTTACACGAGCAAGGTGGCGGTAGTGGGGAGCGACTTCTCCCAGTATCCCGTTATGGCGGAGGTGGATTACGGTGATGGAAGGATAGTTCTTTTCTCGGACCCGAGCGTTTTCATAAACGATATGTACGGGCTGAATGAGAACTTTATACGGAACTTCGCCGACTACGCCTTTTCGGGGCCCGTCTACATCGACGAGGCCCACCATTCCAACTTCAACCTCTACCACAGGGGGTACATCACTGTAAGGAGGAGCGCGGACAGTGAGACGATTTTCTACGTCTTCCTGTTCGTTGCGCTCATTGCCCTCTTTGTGGAGAGCGGGCTTGCCTGGCTCGTGGTTACAAAAATTCTGGCCCTGGTTCCCCGTGTCCTTCCGTCTGAGGCCGGCGAGCCCGTCGAGGCGGTGGTTCGGCGCCTCGCCGAGAGGGGGTACCGTGAGGATATACTCTTAAAGATGGTCCGCGAGATTGAGACGGGTAGAAAACTGGGTGGTGGAAAATGAAGGGTACCGACTTCCTTGAGAAGCTTAAGGATGAAATGCACAACGCCGTTGTCGGCAAGGATGACGTTATAGAGATGCTCGCGATAGCCCTCCTGGCGGAGGGCCACGTTATACTGGAGGGAATCCCAGGGGTGGCCAAGACCACAATAGCCAAGAGCTTTGCCCAGGCCATTGGACTGAAGTTCTCCAGGATTCAGCTTACCCCGGATCTGCTTCCCGCGGATATAATCGGAACCGTCTACTACAATCAGAAGACGGGCGAGTTCAAGATAAAGAAGGGCCCCATCTTTGGCAACGTCGTGCTGGCGGACGAGATCAACCGCGCCCAGCCCAAGACCCAGTCTGCTCTGCTGGAGGCCATGCAAGAGGGGCAGGTTACCATAGAGGGTCACACACTCAGGCTTCCCCGCCCGTTCCTGGTTATAGCCACGAAAAACCCCCTGGAGTTCGAGGGCGTCTATACGCTTCCGGAAGCCCAGCTCGATAGATTCATGATCAGGGTTAAAGTGGGCTATCCCGACAGGGGGGAGGAGCTTGAGATGCTCCTGAGAAAGGACCGGGGTAAGTTCGTCGAGGTCAGACAGGTCTTCACGGCCAAGCAGGTTCAGGCCCTCATATTTGAGGTCAGGAAGGTCGGCACGAGCGAGCCGGTTCTTGAGTACTTATACGAAATAATCTCGCGGACGAGGAGCGACGACAGGCTGCTCATCGGTGCCTCCCCCAGGGCTGGTGAGCATCTCCTCTACGCGTCAAAGGCCAGGGCATTCCTCCAGGGCAGAACGTACGTCATACCTGACGATATAAAGGCCGTTGCCGTTAACGTCCTGGCCCACAGGCTCATAGTGAGGGCCGAGTACGAGCTGGAGGGCCTCAAGCCGGAGACCGTCGTCAGGGAGATACTTGACTCCGTTGAGGTGCCTGTATGAAGCGGGAGGACGTGCTGTGGACGCTCGCGGGACTGGGCTTCGTTCACGGCTACCTCACTTCCGACGTCTTCAGCGCGATGTTTGGGATGGGGTTAGTTGCGTACATTCTCCACCACGACTCATCGTTTTCACCCTCTGTGGAGGCCTCCGTTGAGGTTCCTGGTGAGGTGGAGGAGGGGGAGGAGTTCAGGATTGGGCTCCAGCTTAAGAACACCGGGGGCCCGGTGGGAGTGGAGGTCTTTAACGAGACTCCCCCGGAAGTCGAGTCCCGTCCAGTCTGGCTTTTCCTCGGTCGGGGGGAGTCCAGGGTCGTGGATTATCCCGCCCGGGCCTCCATGAAGGGCATCTACCGCGTCTCAACGGTCCTTCGCCTCTACGATCCGAGCGGCATGTACTTCGAGGAGATTCGGCTGGGGGAGGGGGAGCTGAGGGTATATCCGTCGGTCGATTCGATCCGCGAGGCCGCGAGGGAGGAGGCCAACATTAGGATCGCCCAGAGGATGAAGAGGGGTATCACCTCTGGTATCGACAGCATGGAGGTTCACGGCCTCAGGGAGTACTATCCCGGTGATGACCTCAGGAAGATAGACTGGAAGGCCAGCGCTAGGCTGGGCGAGCTGATAGTTAGGGAGTTCCTCCGCGAAACGGAAAGCCCGGTTTACATAGTTCTCGACGCCACCAGGGGCATGCGGCGGCGAGTGAAGAGGGCCAGGATAGATTACGCCACCAGCCTGGTTCTCTACCTCGCCACGCTCTTGGTGATGAAAAACCGCCGCGTCGGCCTGGTGGTGTACTCCGAGGACGGATTCAGACTCGTTCCCCCCTCCGCGGGGAAGGAGCAGGTAAACCGCATTCGGAACGCTCTGGAGTTCAGACCGGCTGGAGGGAGGCCAGGCTTCAGGGTAAGGCTTGGCGAGCTCTCCCCCAGAGGCAGGCGCTTCCTCTCGCGCATCTTTCCCCGCAGAAGGGCGGGCCTGGCGGAGGCTCTCCTGGGCATCAAGGAGCCGGCGCATCTCCTCTTAGTTACCGACCTCATGAGCGACACGTCCAGGCTCTACAGGCTGATCTCGATGCTGAAGAAAAAGCACACAATAGCCATCCTCTCGCCAAACCCAGTGCTCTTCCATGCCGGCCCCCTGGATGAGGAAACCCTTAAAATCCTCTATGAAAGGTACCTGGAGAGGGAAGAACTGATCAGGAAGTTCAACTCCCTGGTCCCCACTGTGGATCTCGGGCCTGAAGACTACGCGAGGGAAGTCGTGAGGGAACTGGGATGATGTGGCTCTTCGTTGCCCTCCTCGGTGGACTGGCACTGGGCGCCAGATCGGTTCTCCTGCTGCCCCTGGCCTACGTGGCCTCGTGGAAGCGGCGGGACTGGGGCCTGGCGATCTACTTTGTATTCGGTGTTCTGGCCCTCAACGAGGTGCGCATCGGAGACGTCCTCTCCTACGCGGCCGTTAAGGCGGTTTTCTTCCTCATCCTGCCATCCTTCATGGCCCTGCGTGAGATGATGTCCTTGACTTTCCTTCCGAGTCTTCCGAAGGACTACCGCGAGATTAGGCCAGAGGGTGCAATCCCCGCCGCCCTGGTGCTCCTTGGGATAGTGTACTGGCCCCTCTTCATCGCGGGCGTTCTTTTGCTCCTGGTGCCGGGCAGTGACGTGAGGGGTTTAGCATCCTCCAGACTGCCCCTTGCCGCGGTGGTCCTGCCGATACTGGCGCTGGCCGCTCTAAGGGTGCTGCGTAATGAGCTCTACACCCCGGAGACCCAGGTCGCGCTGCTGGCGGCGTTCTCGATCTTTGCCCTCCTGTGGCGCTGGAGGGAGAGAAAAAGGGTGGATTTCAGACTCTACGGGGATTCGATGTGATCGAGGAGCTCTTTCACCGTCCTCTCCACGGCGCCGTAGCTGTTGAGCCTCGGACTCCAGCCGGTTCCCTTTGCCTTTTCTATGCCCAGGCGCATGAACTTGACATCCCCCTTCCAGCCGCGGCCCCCATCGACGCCGCCGGTGAACCGGAACTCCGGCTCCAGGCCCATCCCCTCGCTGACTATCTCCGCTATCTCCCTCACGGTTATCCAGTCGTCGTTCCCGAGGTTGTAGAAGTCGACGGTTTTGTCGCTCCCCCTGAAGTGCTCAAAGATGTGGAGCATGCCATCAACGGTATCGCTCACGTGGAGGTAGCTCTTCCTCTGGGTGCCGTCGCCGAGTATCTCAAGCTCCCCCGGGTTCTTCCTGAGCTTGTTTATGAAGTCGTAGATGACCCCGTGGTTGGAGCGCTCGCCTATGATGTTGGCGAGGCGGAAGATCAGGGCCCTGAACCCGAAAGTGTGAGCGTACCCGCTGATTAAAGCTTCGGCGGCCAGCTTGGCACCACCGTAGACGCTTATCGGCTCGAGCGGGGCGTAGTCCTCCGGCGTCGGAATCACGGATGCATCGCCGTAGACGGTTGAGGACGACGTGAAAACGAGGTACCTGGCGCTTGAACCCCTCATTGCGTTGAGCAGGTTGTAGGTTATCAGCACGTTTGTCTCGTAGAGCAGCTCCGGGCTCTGGGAACCTATTCTAACCTCAGGGTTCGCCGCGAGGTGGAAGACGGCATCGACGCCCTCAACGGCTTCCTCAACGATCCCCCGGTTCCTCATGTCTCCCTTGATGAACTCAAAGCGCTCGTGGTTCAGCCACCGCTTTATGTTTTCCAGACTGCCCGCACTGAGGTCGTCGAGAACCCTGACCTCCCATCCGAGCTCCATCAGCCTGTCCACCAGGTGTGAGCCTATGAACCCGGCACCTCCCGTTACCAGGACCTTCATTCGTACCACCACCGATGATGAGACAAAATTATTTAAATACGTTTGGACCCATCCTATGACGGTCTTGATAACCCCTGGATGGTGATAATCAATGAAAGTCCTCATAATGGCCGGCGGCTACGCGACGAGGCTGTGGCCCATAACCAAGGACAACCCCAAGGCTCTGCTGCCCGTTGGCAACAGGGTGATCCTCGACTACATACTGGAGAAGGTGGGGGAGCTTGGACTTGAGACCTACATCTCCACGAACCGCTTCTTCGAGGCTCACTTCCGCCCCTACGCAGAGGAGCGGGGGGTTGAGCTCATCGTCGAGGATACCCTCCACGAGGAGGAGAAGCTCGGCACGATAGGGGCCATGAAGAAGGCCGTCGATGAGCTGGGCCTCGACGACTACCTCGTCATCGCCGGCGACAACCTCTTCTCCTTCTCCCTGACGGACTTTCTCAGGGCCTATGACGGCAGGACGCTGATAGCGGTCTACGACGTCGGCGACCTCGAACTGGCGAAGCGCTACGGCGTTGTGGTTCTTGAGGGGGACAGGGTGATCTCATTCGAGGAGAAGCCGGCCCAGCCGCGCTCGACCCTAATAAGCACCGGCGTCTACGTCTTTCCAAAAGTCGTTATGGAGCGCATCGATGAGTACCTCTCCAACGGCAACCGCGATTCCCCCGGCTACTTCCTCCAGTGGCTCCTCTCCAAAGGCGAGCCGATAAAGGCCTACCGCTTCTCCGAGTACTGGTATGATATAGGCTCGGCCGACAGCTACCTGGAGGCCCTCAAGACGCTCCTCCGGGAGAGCCACGTCGAGGAGATTCAGATAAGCCCCTACGCCAAGATAATCCCGCCGGTCGTCATAAAGA
This genomic window from Thermococcus celericrescens contains:
- a CDS encoding DUF1616 domain-containing protein — protein: MEWRKHWDTITIIALSLFLDFLIAFFPDSIVRKALGLAFVLFFPGYVFITALFPEKKELDSLERLALSFGLSIAIVPLIGLALNYTPWGIRLTPILVSLTVFNTAFALTAIYRRETAIEPWIPWITMERVKKELEWEESSKLDKALTVILIIAIITSIGALAYVITHPKPGEAFTEFYILGPGGIADDYPTELFVGENGTVIIGIVNHEHRNVTYYVQIWLVNLTWDNTTNTTLIHEMYPMPGWFNVTLPNVPVNIEGNWTPQFETNYTFRIDKPGQWQVWFLLFKDKPPELPPAPPNGNYADTDARDLILEAINGTIQSLKLNIRVS
- a CDS encoding Ig-like domain repeat protein, giving the protein MRRLIIPAVIIGLLLLTSPLGLALERQVPVEESQPSDGGIYDFLSILIGLSESLTGAVLDESNASLGYLERLGFAVNETSREVLLYRERGVSTRLDEYFPPFVDLYIAMVDIVEGQLKFTEYFPLVTGGNSSAYLPALHGVELGMEGVSRAREALGEIAGLSFRTSSGNVTLDTLGLAGSLDEVERLFERYEALLRRYQPPESPLVLYVSDDTPPIGSNVTVYGLVRGMGSVTLHMVSPSGSEDIAGVLVRDGSFSRAYTLGELGLYRVFATGYLNGSPVRSNTVEINVTRIPTRIVAGNGSAYIGRPFQVTAVLQDYLGRPIAGEKVFVRVPGGTTILRTDRLGYFRFNVTSGAEGTVHVVMTYPGSGLYGPSRANISVLFTRYPLRITLGGPERVRVGRNFTVTVNVTSAHPVPVSILVDNSTCAVVNASAPFNVSVVLDDAGMHSIAAVFSGDSLYAPSRSNVLSVEAVPGPPSCGLFLWLL
- a CDS encoding DUF4350 domain-containing protein, with amino-acid sequence MRRVVYAVLLVVGLFLVIAPLSIPVFTSNTPFSVLNTGWDGCSKFGKLLYGTADGKIVPVFSPFDSFGLSGKRGTLLIIGPDMGYSSAEIDEIREFLKNGGTLVLMDDFGTGNEILSGLGLSARFSGKPYRDVFYYKNENFPVLVRILDPALAENVSGVILNVPSVLQGVGGEIYTSKVAVVGSDFSQYPVMAEVDYGDGRIVLFSDPSVFINDMYGLNENFIRNFADYAFSGPVYIDEAHHSNFNLYHRGYITVRRSADSETIFYVFLFVALIALFVESGLAWLVVTKILALVPRVLPSEAGEPVEAVVRRLAERGYREDILLKMVREIETGRKLGGGK
- a CDS encoding AAA family ATPase encodes the protein MKGTDFLEKLKDEMHNAVVGKDDVIEMLAIALLAEGHVILEGIPGVAKTTIAKSFAQAIGLKFSRIQLTPDLLPADIIGTVYYNQKTGEFKIKKGPIFGNVVLADEINRAQPKTQSALLEAMQEGQVTIEGHTLRLPRPFLVIATKNPLEFEGVYTLPEAQLDRFMIRVKVGYPDRGEELEMLLRKDRGKFVEVRQVFTAKQVQALIFEVRKVGTSEPVLEYLYEIISRTRSDDRLLIGASPRAGEHLLYASKARAFLQGRTYVIPDDIKAVAVNVLAHRLIVRAEYELEGLKPETVVREILDSVEVPV
- a CDS encoding DUF58 domain-containing protein, whose amino-acid sequence is MKREDVLWTLAGLGFVHGYLTSDVFSAMFGMGLVAYILHHDSSFSPSVEASVEVPGEVEEGEEFRIGLQLKNTGGPVGVEVFNETPPEVESRPVWLFLGRGESRVVDYPARASMKGIYRVSTVLRLYDPSGMYFEEIRLGEGELRVYPSVDSIREAAREEANIRIAQRMKRGITSGIDSMEVHGLREYYPGDDLRKIDWKASARLGELIVREFLRETESPVYIVLDATRGMRRRVKRARIDYATSLVLYLATLLVMKNRRVGLVVYSEDGFRLVPPSAGKEQVNRIRNALEFRPAGGRPGFRVRLGELSPRGRRFLSRIFPRRRAGLAEALLGIKEPAHLLLVTDLMSDTSRLYRLISMLKKKHTIAILSPNPVLFHAGPLDEETLKILYERYLEREELIRKFNSLVPTVDLGPEDYAREVVRELG
- a CDS encoding NAD-dependent epimerase/dehydratase family protein; its protein translation is MKVLVTGGAGFIGSHLVDRLMELGWEVRVLDDLSAGSLENIKRWLNHERFEFIKGDMRNRGIVEEAVEGVDAVFHLAANPEVRIGSQSPELLYETNVLITYNLLNAMRGSSARYLVFTSSSTVYGDASVIPTPEDYAPLEPISVYGGAKLAAEALISGYAHTFGFRALIFRLANIIGERSNHGVIYDFINKLRKNPGELEILGDGTQRKSYLHVSDTVDGMLHIFEHFRGSDKTVDFYNLGNDDWITVREIAEIVSEGMGLEPEFRFTGGVDGGRGWKGDVKFMRLGIEKAKGTGWSPRLNSYGAVERTVKELLDHIESP
- a CDS encoding sugar phosphate nucleotidyltransferase, which gives rise to MKVLIMAGGYATRLWPITKDNPKALLPVGNRVILDYILEKVGELGLETYISTNRFFEAHFRPYAEERGVELIVEDTLHEEEKLGTIGAMKKAVDELGLDDYLVIAGDNLFSFSLTDFLRAYDGRTLIAVYDVGDLELAKRYGVVVLEGDRVISFEEKPAQPRSTLISTGVYVFPKVVMERIDEYLSNGNRDSPGYFLQWLLSKGEPIKAYRFSEYWYDIGSADSYLEALKTLLRESHVEEIQISPYAKIIPPVVIKRGAKILGRSIIGPYAYIGESCTIENSDISDSIVFRNTVIRNSTIWRSIIDEKCEIRNLELRKSLVGGHAKIQRGE